A part of Jiangella alba genomic DNA contains:
- a CDS encoding alanine racemase — translation MFLAMTERRNPALVQAAIDLHRSGAVEPDTYVIDLDAVDHNAAALAASAARHGVELWFVAKQYGRNPLVTATVARHLPLAAAIDHREAAALLGAGARLGNLGHLVQVPVRRLPGLLAERPAYVTAADEQNLTAVAAAAHDLGRVQPVLLKIRGAAESTFPGQDGGFEPGDLAGVLERAARLDGVRVAGATGFPCLSFDAEAGRPRPTGTLDRVLAAAATMRAAALDPVLSLPSHTSVSTIPQIARLGGTAAEPGHALTGTTPEHAVDAGLTERPALVYVSEIAQLGSAPSVFGGGFYSRGRARDLLVATGGGVRRAALRDTPAGSIDYYRRFDWTGDGDGARVGDTAVMAFRTQIFVTRSRVAVVAGIEAGRPRVEGVFDALGSRVA, via the coding sequence ATGTTCCTGGCGATGACCGAGCGGCGCAATCCCGCGCTCGTCCAGGCCGCGATCGACCTGCACCGCTCCGGCGCCGTCGAGCCGGACACGTACGTGATCGATCTCGACGCCGTGGACCACAACGCGGCCGCGCTGGCGGCGAGCGCCGCGCGGCACGGCGTCGAGCTGTGGTTCGTCGCCAAGCAGTACGGCCGCAACCCACTGGTCACCGCCACCGTCGCGCGGCACCTGCCGCTGGCCGCGGCGATCGACCACCGCGAGGCCGCCGCGCTGCTCGGCGCCGGCGCCCGGCTGGGCAACCTCGGCCATCTCGTCCAGGTGCCGGTGCGCCGGCTGCCGGGTCTGCTCGCCGAGCGGCCGGCGTACGTGACGGCGGCGGACGAGCAGAACCTGACGGCCGTCGCGGCGGCCGCGCACGACCTCGGCCGGGTGCAGCCGGTGCTGCTGAAGATCCGCGGCGCGGCGGAGTCGACGTTCCCCGGCCAGGACGGCGGCTTCGAGCCCGGCGACCTCGCCGGGGTGCTCGAGCGCGCCGCCCGGCTCGACGGCGTCCGCGTCGCCGGAGCGACCGGCTTCCCGTGCCTGAGCTTCGACGCCGAGGCCGGGCGGCCGCGACCCACCGGCACCCTCGACCGCGTGCTCGCCGCCGCCGCGACGATGCGCGCGGCCGCCCTCGACCCCGTGCTGTCGCTGCCCAGCCACACCAGCGTCAGCACGATCCCGCAGATCGCGCGGCTCGGCGGCACGGCCGCCGAGCCGGGTCACGCGCTCACCGGCACGACGCCCGAGCACGCCGTCGACGCCGGTCTGACCGAGCGGCCGGCGCTGGTGTACGTCTCCGAGATCGCCCAGCTCGGCTCCGCGCCGAGCGTCTTCGGCGGCGGCTTCTACAGCCGCGGCCGGGCCCGCGACCTGCTCGTCGCCACCGGCGGCGGGGTGCGCAGGGCGGCGCTGCGGGACACCCCGGCGGGCAGCATCGACTACTACCGCCGGTTCGACTGGACCGGCGACGGCGACGGCGCGCGGGTCGGCGACACCGCCGTCATGGCGTTCCGCACGCAGATCTTCGTGACCCGCTCCCGCGTCGCCGTCGTCGCCGGGATCGAGGCCGGACGGCCGCGCGTGGAGGGCGTGTTCGACGCGCTGGGAAGCCGGGTCGCGTGA
- a CDS encoding DUF2620 family protein — translation MKLIAGGVAKIEVAEALRPLLGPDDSVVVGTDMDAAVQLRSGAADYYLGTCHTGAGASLGVLVGLLGSDKTHTFGRSIPSAAAIESAVDAGNVAFGFALDQVQDVVPALWAVLDARRPGADA, via the coding sequence ATGAAGCTCATCGCTGGTGGAGTTGCGAAGATCGAGGTCGCGGAGGCCCTGCGACCACTGCTCGGCCCCGACGACAGCGTCGTCGTGGGCACCGACATGGACGCGGCCGTCCAGTTGCGCTCCGGCGCCGCCGACTACTACCTCGGGACCTGCCACACCGGCGCCGGCGCGAGCCTCGGCGTGCTGGTGGGCCTGCTCGGCTCGGACAAGACGCACACGTTCGGCCGGAGCATCCCGTCCGCCGCGGCCATCGAGTCCGCGGTCGACGCGGGCAACGTCGCCTTCGGCTTCGCGCTGGACCAGGTCCAGGACGTCGTGCCGGCGCTCTGGGCGGTGCTGGACGCGAGACGACCGGGGGCGGACGCATGA
- a CDS encoding YhfT family protein, whose translation MILAATDTVSVSFDAWQGVLVIVLCAFAALIANAALAVFNDGARPFLLDYIQGRSTRLATATIVTGLSAGFIFGLGAPMALSTGVLNPWLVFLPVEIIGLIAPWRWLAATGGAAWGAVCVFGLNAANNAATSLPIDFVTALQQISTPILWLFTLFPVLAITRQFGRAKGLITFGAEVAVVLLSMNVWPDLFPGSLAMATGVVMLLGFALTQDRSTRRAEQLVLAGGSEADRVAHAEQQAATAAASDQLFGPNAERLRRNVIPLGVLGGMVAALAASGIFGGGEATSFLVADGTYGEAAQVDFLRAFGFVPLIATTALASGAYAMAGFTFVYPIGYLSHVFIDAWPLALAVAFVLGALVMSLEVLLLSAVGRWLQHWPSVRESADHIRHAITETLSLAILVGSLMAGLAMGGGLGIALVGGLYLLNESMGRPVVRMAAGPAAVIVGGIVLNLLHLVDLVQPVAG comes from the coding sequence ATGATCCTCGCCGCCACCGACACCGTCTCGGTCTCGTTCGACGCCTGGCAGGGCGTGCTGGTCATCGTGCTGTGCGCGTTCGCGGCCCTGATCGCGAACGCCGCGCTCGCGGTCTTCAACGACGGCGCCCGGCCGTTCCTGCTCGACTACATCCAGGGCCGGTCCACCCGGCTGGCCACCGCGACCATCGTGACGGGGCTGTCGGCCGGGTTCATCTTCGGCCTCGGTGCGCCGATGGCGCTGTCGACCGGCGTGCTCAACCCGTGGCTGGTGTTCCTGCCGGTCGAGATCATCGGCCTGATCGCGCCGTGGCGCTGGCTCGCGGCCACCGGCGGCGCCGCCTGGGGCGCGGTCTGCGTCTTCGGCCTCAACGCCGCCAACAACGCGGCCACGTCGCTGCCGATCGACTTCGTCACGGCCCTGCAGCAGATCTCCACCCCGATCCTGTGGCTGTTCACGCTGTTCCCGGTGCTGGCGATCACCCGCCAGTTCGGCCGGGCGAAGGGCCTGATCACCTTCGGCGCCGAGGTCGCGGTCGTGCTGCTGTCGATGAACGTCTGGCCGGACCTGTTCCCCGGGTCGCTGGCCATGGCGACCGGCGTCGTCATGCTGCTCGGGTTCGCACTCACCCAGGACCGGTCCACCCGGCGGGCCGAGCAGCTGGTGCTGGCCGGCGGGTCCGAGGCGGACCGCGTGGCACACGCCGAGCAGCAGGCGGCCACCGCGGCGGCGTCCGACCAGCTGTTCGGGCCCAACGCGGAGCGGCTGCGCCGGAACGTGATCCCGCTGGGCGTCCTCGGCGGCATGGTCGCGGCGCTGGCGGCCAGCGGCATCTTCGGTGGCGGCGAGGCCACCAGCTTCCTCGTCGCCGACGGCACCTACGGCGAGGCCGCGCAGGTCGACTTCCTGCGCGCCTTCGGCTTCGTGCCGCTGATCGCGACGACGGCGCTCGCGTCGGGCGCGTACGCGATGGCCGGGTTCACCTTCGTCTACCCGATCGGCTACCTGTCGCACGTCTTCATCGACGCCTGGCCGCTGGCGCTCGCGGTCGCGTTCGTGCTCGGCGCGCTGGTGATGTCCCTGGAGGTGCTGCTGCTCAGCGCCGTCGGACGGTGGCTGCAGCACTGGCCGAGTGTGCGCGAGTCGGCCGATCACATCAGGCACGCGATCACCGAGACGCTGTCGCTGGCGATCCTGGTCGGCTCGCTGATGGCGGGCCTGGCGATGGGCGGCGGCCTGGGCATCGCGCTGGTCGGCGGGCTGTACCTGCTCAACGAGTCGATGGGACGGCCGGTCGTGCGCATGGCGGCGGGACCCGCGGCGGTCATCGTCGGCGGCATCGTGCTCAACCTGCTGCACCTGGTCGACCTCGTCCAGCCGGTGGCGGGCTGA
- a CDS encoding ABC transporter ATP-binding protein encodes MTESPLLSVRDLSVRFRTGGGLVRAVDGVSFDVRRGETLAVLGESGSGKSVTAQAVMGILPKPAGEIAGGSIVYDGRDLLTEDPNRVRRLRGDEIAMVFQDPLSSLNPVFRVGWQIGEMFRRHRGASRRAARAAAVELMERVGIPAAGRRVDDFPHQFSGGMRQRIMIAMALALRPRLLIADEPTTALDVTVQAQIMRLLADLRREEGMALVLITHDLGVVADVADRALLMYAGRAVETGGIREVYDHAAHPYTRGLMASIPDLDGPRERLTPVRGAPPNLLALPSGCSFHPRCPHATDRCRADDPALRAVDGRPAEHRAACHHAEEVVSGERERV; translated from the coding sequence GTGACGGAGAGTCCACTGCTCAGTGTGCGCGACCTGTCCGTGCGCTTCCGCACCGGCGGCGGCCTGGTCCGCGCCGTCGACGGGGTGTCGTTCGACGTGCGCCGGGGCGAGACGCTGGCCGTCCTCGGCGAGTCCGGCAGCGGCAAGAGCGTCACCGCCCAGGCCGTCATGGGGATCCTGCCCAAGCCGGCCGGCGAGATCGCCGGCGGCAGCATCGTCTACGACGGACGCGACCTGCTGACCGAGGACCCGAACCGGGTGCGGCGGCTGCGCGGCGACGAGATCGCGATGGTCTTCCAGGACCCGCTCAGCTCGCTCAACCCGGTGTTCCGGGTCGGCTGGCAGATCGGCGAGATGTTCCGGCGGCACCGCGGCGCCTCGCGCCGGGCCGCGCGGGCCGCCGCCGTCGAGCTGATGGAGCGGGTCGGCATCCCGGCCGCCGGGCGGCGGGTGGACGACTTCCCGCACCAGTTCTCCGGCGGCATGCGGCAGCGGATCATGATCGCGATGGCGCTGGCGCTGCGGCCCCGGCTGCTCATCGCCGACGAGCCGACGACGGCGCTCGACGTCACCGTCCAGGCGCAGATCATGCGGCTGCTGGCGGACCTGCGCCGCGAAGAGGGCATGGCCCTGGTGCTGATCACGCACGACCTCGGCGTGGTCGCCGACGTCGCCGACCGGGCGCTGCTGATGTACGCGGGGCGGGCGGTCGAGACCGGCGGCATCCGCGAGGTCTACGACCACGCCGCCCACCCCTACACCCGCGGCCTGATGGCGTCGATACCGGACCTCGACGGGCCGCGGGAACGGCTGACGCCGGTGCGTGGCGCGCCGCCGAACCTGCTGGCGCTGCCGTCCGGCTGCTCCTTCCATCCACGCTGCCCGCACGCCACCGACCGGTGCCGCGCCGACGACCCCGCCCTGCGCGCCGTCGACGGACGGCCGGCCGAGCACCGGGCCGCGTGCCACCACGCCGAGGAGGTGGTGTCCGGTGAGCGCGAACGGGTCTGA
- a CDS encoding ABC transporter permease produces MTDTLTDLGTPAAAPVPEPAARSRRKPGSGRIRFASAVIALYVLAAVFGPWLVGYDPVATSTGDRLLPPGSRTEDGSLAIFGTDQVGQDLLAQVFQGARISIAVGVATLLLAGLIGVTVGVVAGWYGRWLDGALMRLADVQLTFPSILLAIFIAALLGPSVVNVVIVLAISNWVTFARVARSQVLVTKNRDFVDATRTLGARSWHLVRHCVLPACAAPVLVVATVEIGHVILAEASLSFLGLGTPSSSPSWGVTIANGRNYLGDAWWISTIPGICLALLVVSFGLLGDALRDRFDPKLKNL; encoded by the coding sequence ATGACCGACACACTGACCGACCTCGGCACCCCGGCGGCCGCCCCCGTCCCCGAACCGGCCGCCCGCTCCCGGCGCAAGCCCGGTTCGGGGCGCATCCGGTTCGCGAGCGCCGTCATCGCCCTCTACGTGCTCGCGGCGGTGTTCGGGCCGTGGCTGGTCGGCTACGACCCGGTCGCGACGAGCACCGGCGACCGGCTGCTGCCGCCGGGCTCGCGCACCGAGGACGGCTCGCTGGCGATCTTCGGCACCGACCAGGTGGGCCAGGACCTGCTCGCGCAGGTGTTCCAGGGCGCGCGCATCTCCATCGCGGTCGGCGTCGCGACGCTGCTGCTGGCCGGGCTGATCGGCGTCACCGTCGGCGTCGTGGCCGGGTGGTACGGACGGTGGCTGGACGGCGCGCTGATGCGGCTGGCCGACGTCCAGCTGACGTTCCCGTCCATCCTGCTGGCGATCTTCATCGCCGCGCTGCTCGGGCCGAGCGTGGTGAACGTCGTCATCGTCCTGGCCATCTCGAACTGGGTGACGTTCGCGCGGGTGGCCCGCAGCCAGGTGCTGGTCACGAAGAACCGCGACTTCGTCGACGCGACCCGGACGCTGGGCGCGCGGTCGTGGCACCTGGTGCGGCACTGCGTGCTGCCGGCCTGCGCGGCGCCGGTGCTGGTGGTCGCGACGGTGGAGATCGGGCACGTCATCCTGGCCGAGGCGTCGCTGAGCTTCCTCGGCCTCGGCACCCCGTCGAGCTCGCCCAGCTGGGGCGTCACCATCGCGAACGGGCGCAACTACCTGGGCGACGCGTGGTGGATCTCGACCATCCCCGGTATCTGCCTGGCGCTGCTGGTCGTGTCGTTCGGCCTGCTCGGCGACGCGCTGCGGGACCGGTTCGACCCGAAGCTGAAGAACCTGTGA
- a CDS encoding ABC transporter ATP-binding protein: protein MSANGSEPLLSVRDLHTTFPLRSALLRRVTGHVQAVAGVSFDLRRGETLGLVGESGSGKSTLARTVIGLERAASGTVTFDGRDLTAASPAELRTARRDVQMIFQDPYSSLNPRRTAGQIVAEAWEIHPGVVPRARWRDEVRDLLARVGLDPSHADRYPHQFSGGQRQRLGIARALALRPKLVICDEAVSALDVSIQAQVLNLLADLQADLGLTYLFIAHDLSVVRHVSDRVAVMYAGRVVELAEQEEIFRRPTHPYTQALLSAVPVPRPWSQPPRERILLTGDVPSPADPPSGCRFRTRCWKARDECAEVEPALEPRLGLHPSACHFAELPAAHG from the coding sequence GTGAGCGCGAACGGGTCTGAGCCGCTGCTGTCGGTGCGCGACCTGCACACGACGTTCCCGCTGCGCTCGGCGCTGCTGCGCCGCGTGACCGGCCACGTCCAGGCCGTCGCCGGCGTCTCGTTCGACCTGCGCCGCGGCGAGACGCTCGGCCTGGTCGGTGAGTCGGGCTCGGGCAAGTCGACGCTGGCCCGGACGGTGATCGGGCTGGAGCGGGCCGCGTCGGGCACCGTCACCTTCGACGGCCGCGACCTCACGGCCGCGTCGCCGGCCGAGCTGCGGACCGCCCGCCGCGACGTCCAGATGATCTTCCAGGACCCGTACTCGTCGCTGAACCCGCGCCGCACCGCCGGCCAGATCGTCGCCGAGGCCTGGGAGATCCACCCCGGCGTCGTGCCCCGCGCCCGCTGGCGCGACGAGGTGCGCGACCTGCTCGCCCGGGTCGGCCTCGACCCGAGCCACGCCGACCGCTACCCGCACCAGTTCTCCGGCGGCCAGCGGCAGCGCCTCGGCATCGCCCGCGCGCTGGCGCTGCGGCCCAAGCTGGTGATCTGCGACGAGGCGGTGTCGGCCCTGGACGTGTCGATCCAGGCGCAGGTCCTCAACCTGCTCGCCGACCTGCAGGCCGACCTCGGCCTCACCTACCTCTTCATCGCCCACGACCTCTCCGTCGTCCGTCACGTCTCGGACCGCGTCGCCGTCATGTACGCGGGCCGGGTGGTCGAGCTGGCCGAGCAGGAGGAGATCTTCCGGCGGCCCACCCACCCCTACACCCAGGCGCTGCTCTCCGCGGTCCCGGTGCCGCGACCCTGGAGCCAGCCGCCGCGCGAACGCATCCTGCTCACCGGCGACGTCCCCTCGCCGGCCGACCCGCCGTCCGGGTGCCGGTTCCGGACCCGCTGCTGGAAGGCCCGCGACGAGTGCGCCGAGGTCGAGCCCGCCCTCGAGCCCCGGCTCGGCCTGCACCCGAGCGCCTGCCATTTCGCCGAGCTACCGGCCGCCCACGGGTAG
- a CDS encoding phosphopentomutase encodes MSPSATVLVLDGFGVGALPDAAAVRASDTAADTVGAVAAWSVRERGRPLRVPHLAGLGLAALRPDLRDLLAEPVPLLHATGTRAGLGYPGADSFAGHQTLMGADMSHVVLCRLAERIDEVTAALRARGHRVRTLDDRPVLVVDDAALVHDNLEADPGLNWNVSARLDDLDFAAILAIAQVVRAAAPVARVIAVGGRSDRPLADAVRPGPGGTVGLDTPASGFYRNGGLRVRHLGAPVDHARQLHEAAARAGHDVVLIGKAADLLVTDVPVDRRPGVDTAAILADVAAAAGHGLVVANVQRTDLAGHSQDAAAFADQLEAADRALPRIAGRLGPRDLLIVTGDHGNDPTIGHPFHTREWVPVLAGTGGAPSTHRGRDLASLADIGATAARWLGLPAGSTAVGVAAAQDLPVGGR; translated from the coding sequence GTGAGCCCGTCGGCGACCGTCCTCGTCCTCGACGGCTTCGGCGTGGGCGCGCTGCCCGACGCCGCCGCCGTCCGGGCGTCGGACACGGCGGCCGACACCGTCGGCGCCGTCGCCGCGTGGTCGGTGCGCGAGCGCGGCCGGCCGCTGCGGGTGCCGCACCTGGCCGGGCTGGGGCTGGCGGCGCTCCGCCCGGACCTGCGCGACCTGCTCGCCGAGCCGGTCCCGCTGCTGCACGCGACCGGCACCCGGGCCGGGCTCGGCTACCCCGGCGCCGACTCCTTCGCCGGCCACCAGACCCTCATGGGCGCCGACATGTCGCACGTCGTGCTGTGCCGCCTGGCCGAGCGGATCGACGAGGTGACGGCGGCACTGCGGGCCCGCGGGCACCGGGTGCGGACGCTGGACGACCGCCCCGTCCTGGTGGTCGACGACGCCGCGCTCGTCCACGACAACCTCGAGGCCGACCCCGGCCTGAACTGGAACGTCTCCGCCCGGCTGGACGACCTCGACTTCGCCGCCATCCTGGCCATCGCGCAGGTGGTGCGCGCGGCGGCACCCGTGGCCCGGGTCATCGCCGTCGGCGGGCGCTCCGACCGGCCGCTGGCCGACGCCGTCCGCCCCGGTCCCGGCGGCACTGTGGGGCTGGACACCCCGGCCAGCGGGTTCTACCGCAACGGCGGGCTGCGGGTGCGGCACCTGGGCGCGCCGGTCGACCACGCCCGGCAGCTGCACGAGGCCGCCGCGCGGGCCGGCCACGACGTCGTCCTGATCGGCAAGGCCGCCGACCTCCTGGTGACCGACGTGCCCGTCGACCGCCGTCCGGGCGTCGACACCGCCGCGATCCTCGCCGACGTCGCGGCCGCCGCCGGGCACGGGCTGGTCGTGGCGAACGTGCAGCGGACCGACCTCGCCGGGCACTCCCAGGACGCGGCCGCCTTCGCCGATCAGCTGGAGGCGGCCGACCGCGCCCTCCCCCGCATCGCCGGCCGGCTCGGCCCGCGCGACCTGCTGATCGTCACCGGCGACCACGGCAACGACCCCACGATCGGGCATCCCTTCCACACCCGCGAGTGGGTGCCGGTGCTGGCCGGAACGGGCGGCGCACCCTCGACGCACCGCGGCCGCGACCTCGCCTCCCTCGCCGACATCGGCGCGACGGCCGCGCGGTGGCTCGGGCTCCCCGCCGGCTCCACCGCCGTCGGCGTCGCCGCCGCGCAGGACCTACCCGTGGGCGGCCGGTAG